One Orcinus orca chromosome 8, mOrcOrc1.1, whole genome shotgun sequence genomic window, aggggtgcgggCGGTCGCGGCTGGAGCGCCTGAGGCTTTGGCCCCTGTCTGGGCCCAAAGCGGGGTAGGGCCTCCGCAGGCGGTCACGGCTCCGGATCTCGCCTTGGTCCGAGTTCCTGATTGCCTCAAGAttccccccccaacccctcccccccacagcCTGAGACTTGAAGTCCCCCTCCGCACACCCCCAGGCTTCAGGGGAGGCTGCCCGTGGACAGCAAACACTCCCCCAGGCCCAACTGGCAGCCAGCTGCGTGGGCAGGACCACAGCAGAGCCAGACTCACCGTGGGCCCCACAGGCGTGGAGTGGCCGCCGGCCGGGGGCGAGCGGCTTACTGTGACCAGGGCCATGGGACCAGACCGGGGGCACCTGGGCCGGCAGGGGCACAGCACCCTCCCGCAGCCCCACGGAGAGTCCCTGCCCCGCAGGACCAGGAAGGAGAGTCCGGAGCCACCAGGGCCTGGCACCTCCTCGAGGGCGGACCTTAAAGGGCCAGACACCCGTCCAGCCCGACCTGAGGAGCCCGCAAACAGTGGCCACCGCCCCTCCCTTCGTGTCTCCACAGGTTCGGTCCGCCTCGTCCCCGCCCCCCGAAACACGTTGGGGGCGGGGCGCAGGTGTGGAGCCCGGCAACGGCGGCGGGAAGGGGCAGCCTACGTTGGGTTCAGGGTTCGGTCCCTCCTCACAGGAGGTGCCCCTGCCCCTGTCCTCCCTGCTCCGCCCAGTTAGGTCACCTGAGCTGTGCTCTGGGCCTCAACCGTTCTGTTAGCAGCAGAGATGGGACCTAGGGAGGAAGGACTGAGGACCCGGGTCTTGGAGAGGACCAGAACCCGTGGGTCTTAAGTGGGGAGCACCCCAAACTTCTTTCTCCTCGCCGGTTGGCCCTGGCGCTTCCACTCAGCATGAATCACTGAGAGACACTCGAAGCTTCAGGGGATATCAGGGTGGGTTTAGAACTAACCCCTGAGGCTCACAGCAGGTCCTCAGGGCCACCTCGGAGGTGAGCAGGGCAGGGCTGAGCAGGTTCACAGCGGCGGCAGAGGGAAGTGACTTGTCTAATGTCACTGCAGTAGAACCTGCCGGAGTCAGGTCAGGAACGCAGGCCTGGGGCGCAGGGCCTCCTCTGACCCGGCAGAGTCCGGAGAACCAGCCTCTCCCCGTCCCTGACACAAGCAGGGGTGGGTTCCCGGAAAGCCTGGCTGTGTGGCCGGAAGAACCGGGGTCTCCAGTAGGTGGGATAGGGCTCGGGGGAACTGACGTTCAGGGAGCACCTACTAGGGCACCTGACACCTGTCGGCTCATTTTACCCTCCCAGaagccctgggggtgggaggcggTCTCATTTACagctgaggacactgaggctcagaggggctaaGGGGACCAcggtcaggattcaaacccaagtctaaGGCCATTGCCCACAGTGTCTCCCCTCGGTGCCCCCCAGCActccccccccccggcccccccaaTGAGCGGAGCAAGCCTGCTGCTGAGGGTCTCTTTATTTCCATCTCAGTCTCCAATGCACGCCCAGCCGCAGGGCTCCAGGCCCCAAGCCCAGCAGCAGCAGAGtgtctataaataaataagttacaaaagTAGGGGGCGGTGCAGCCCCGGGCAGCCCTCCTGAGGGCGGGGCTCAGAGCTCCGTGAGCGAGCGCTGTAGGGTCCGCTGTAGGTCCTCCTCctcccgccgcccccgccgctcCCACTCCGCCTGCTCCCGCGCAGACAGCTCCAGGGCCAGGCGAAGCTGCTCCTCAAAGCTCGGGGGCGCCCTGAGAGGGGCCCCCGGACCCTCAGGCTCTGTGGACATCTGCAGGCTTTCCTGGAGGGCCCTTCCAGGCGAGGCATGAGAGGGGAGAGCAGACCCGTGAGCGCTAAGGCTGGGGAGGAGGCCGAGGGCTGGGACATGGCTGCAGAGGCCGAAGATAAGGACAGGGAGGCTGGGACCCGAGGACCGGAGACAAGAGACAAGGCCGGGCCCTGTCTCCCCATCCCTCGTGCCGCCCTCGCTGGTGGGCAGCACGGAAGATGGAGGGTGGCCTCAAAGAGGGTGTGGGGTCCTGGGGCCAGCACCTCCCTGCTACTTGACCCCACCAGCCAAAAACCCCCCCAGCCGGCAGGGTCCTCGAGGCAGGGCGGGGCTGAGACATGGACCTGGCAGGTCCCGGAGGGCCTCACCGCTCCAGCTGAAGCTGCTCCTCGTAAGCCGTGACCTGGGGAAGGTGGGCACCAGGCCGGGTGTTGGTCAGGGCTTCCCAGACAGTCACCTGCAGCAGCCAGAGCCCGGAGCTGTCACCTCTGCCACCCCTGCCCACGCCCGGGGCCCAGCTCCTGCCCGCACCCCACCTGCTCCGCCTCCGTGCCCGCCTCCAGCAGGCTCTGCTGGATGGCAAACTGCAGCAGGTCGTCGTCCTCGTCGCGAAGGGGCTCGCTGCGCTCTGCGCCCAGCACGCTGTACCCGTCGGGCACCTCAAACACGGCGGGGTCCACCTCACAGGGGAAGGGGCTCGCTGGGTGCAGCAGAGGGGTCGTGCTCAGCCCCTGGTGCACAGAGACCAGCGAACCTCACGGCCCCGCGCCCGCCCACGGCGGTACCTGAAGCTGCGATGGCAGAGCCGGGCGCCGGCACCACCGAGCTCAGGGGCTCGTCACAGCCACACAGGTTGCTGAAGGTGATGCGGGCGTTGAGCACGTGGAAAAGGGGGATCTCTGTGAGGAGATGTCGAGCCTGAGCCAGCCCTGCAGCCCGTGCCCACCCCACTCCGGGGGCCCTCCTGCTGCCCGGCCCACCCTCTCACCAATCTTGACCGGGAAGCCGGGCGGGAGGCGCAGGGTGATGAAGTCCCGCAGCTTGGCAAAGTGAGCGTTGCTGATGGCCATCAGGTCGATGATGGGCATCACCTGGTCACCCAGGGAGAGCGGGTGCTCCTCGCTCAGCCACAGTGTTGCCTTGAACCTGCCCGGCCAACCGCAGGACGTGGGTCAAGGAACCTCTGGTGGCCCCTCTGCTAAGGCGCACCTACTCTGGACATCTGCCTCTACTGCTCTCCACCTGGCCTGGGGGACCCTCTTCTCTGCTCagctgctcctgcctgcctcccccAGGAGCTTATGTCCTTCTGGCCCTACAGCCTGAGCTGCCCCCCGGCCCTGGGCTCAGGCTGGGCCCCGGGCGCTCTGTGCCAGCTCAGCTCTCCTGGACGAGGAGGGCAGGGCTGAGCTCCTGGCTTCAGTCCCGCCTCGtccacagccctgccctcctcctcgGCCCACAGCCAGCCAGCACGTCGCACTTCACCGTACTCTGGGGTCCCGCACAGCCCGACAGTTCGGGACCGCACTGCTGGGGTCGCATCCCAGCCCCGCTGCTGCGTGGCTGAGGGAGTCCACGTGAGGTTCCTGGCACAGTGCTGGGCCCACCAGACGCACTAGAAGTCACGGCTCATCAGAGCCTCACAGCACCTTTGTGAGCAGGTGGCCAAAGGCAACTGTTCTCGTTTTACTGAGGGGGAGGACAGACTCTCAGAGGGGAAGGTGATTCCTTGGGCCACGAAGCCAGGAGGTGTTAGAGCCGCGTGCCCTTCCTGTCTGCCACAAGCTGGCCCCCAGCAGGTGCTCGTTCAGTTGAACAGAAAACCATACATGGGTGGTGCTGCCCATTCATTCGTTCACCAAGAAGAGCGACCAGTCCTCTGAGCCAAGCCCCGAGCTGGGTGCCAAGGACCATGGCTAAAGCAGACCTGGCCCGGCCCCCAGGGAGTGAGTCGAGAAGGCAGCCAGCTGGGTGAGTGAGTCCCCCACTCCAGGGGGCCCTGTGTGTGACAGGGTCTGCAAGGGCTCGGGGGCACCAGGCAGGGTCCCCTGTCCCAGAGGGAAACCCCCCGCCAGCCCCCAGACCTCACCTCTGTACTTTGCTGGACATCTCAATGGGGCGGCCGATGTTCCTCGACTCCAGGCTGAAGTTGGGGTCAAAGTACTCGTCGGGGGAAATGGCGGTGGGGTTTGTGGGGCTGGCTGCCTGCTGCACAGGAGCCTGGGTGGCCCCAGGACCAGGCTTAGCGCTGGGGAGGCGCCGGCCCGGCCCCGCCCAGTGGGCCCTGCCAGtcggccccccgcccccgccccccagtccCGGCTCACCCCATTGTGGGAGGAGTGCTGCTGGGCCATCCCAAGGAAGGACTGGAATGGAGTCTTCCCCCCTAAGGAGAAGGGGTGGAGCCCATGAGGGGACCTGGGGCCACTGCCCCCAGACTGCCCACACCTAGCCTCCACCCTGGGAGCCTCCCCTGTGGTGGAAGGCGGAGCAGACGGGAACGGGGAAGCCTTCCAGCTGGTCCCAGATACTCTGGCCCTGACCCCAGATCAGGGTGACCACCCCGTACGGTGTGACTGGGCAGCAGGCAGGCGCACCTGGGTTTACCTTTGCTCCTCGACTTGTCCTGATCGGAGAGGTGCTCCGTGCGTGTGCGTGTCACCAGCTCCACATTGGTGGCGCTGTATACCTGGGGAGCAGGGGGGACACAGGGGGAGCTGGGGGCTCAGAGCCTGCTGCCCACACTCAGCCTCACCAGCACAGGACCCAAGTCCTCCTGTCCCCAGGGACAGATAGGATCTCACTCCCCAcagtggagggggtggggtcTGAACCCCGGGAAGTCACTAATGAGGGTAAAATGCTCCTGGCTTCATCTCGGTGATCCGGGTAGGGGCCCGTGCTGTGGGTAATCCCTGTGTGCTCAGCAGGGGCTGGGCACTCGGGCCCCACTGTTCCCATGGCCACACAGGGCATCCGGAGCCCACGGGCTGCTGGGTCTCCCTCCACACAGGGTGGATGTGGAGAAGGGGCAGATTTCCTGGGCCTCATCTCCTACCCCAGCTCCCACCACTAGCCTCTCCTGCCTTGGCCTCGTAGCCGCTAACGGTTTCCATCTTCTCAGACCGCCAGCCCCAGATACCACATTTGTTCCTGAAACAGACCAAACAGGAGCTCATGAGGACCCACACCCCCCAACTCTGGCCAAAGTCGTCCCTTCCAAAGACCCCCTCCAATTTGCCTTCCTGCTGTGAAACACACAGGGGCCTTGAGGAGGCTGCCTGGACAGCTGGGGACAAATGAACAGAGGACTGAGGACTAGAAAGTACTGGGGAATGATTAATTTTTCTAGGTGTGATGATGGCGTTGGGGCTTGGTTTAAAAACATCCTTATCTGTTAGAGTCACACGCAGAAGCATTTACTGTTGAAATGATACGACATCTGGGACGTGCTTTAAAATagttgggggaaaaagaaaacaggaaaaaagtgaGGAAGGGTAGATTCAACAAGATGGGCAAAATgttgggaactccctggcggtcgagtggttaggactcagcggtttcactgctgagggcctgggttcgatccctggttggggaactaagatcccacaagccgttcggcgtggccaaaaaaaaatttaaaaaaaagattggcaaaatgttgataaatGCTGAAGTTGGGTGATGAGAACATCATACTAGTCTCTCTTCTTTCATATgtgcttgaaattttccataataaaaatttaaaaataaagctatgtctgattcaacaataatagttggagatttcagtaccccactttcaataatggatagaacaagcagacagaagatcaacaaggaaacagaagacttgaacaCGCTACGAACTAGACTTGATAGACATCCTTAGatcactccacccaacaacagaatacatattctgcTCAAGGGCATGtgaaacattcttcaggatagaccgTGGGCTCGGCCATAAAAGAGACCTCAATACAACTGAAAGGACAGAAATCATACACAGAATGTTCTCCAATCACAactgaatgagggcttccctggtggcgcagtggttgggaatccgcctgccactgcgggggacacgggttcaagccctggtccgggaggatcccacgtgccgcagagccaTCTggacccgcgagccacaactactgagcccacgtgccacaactactgaggcctgcgtgcctggagcctgtgctcagcaacaagagaagccaccacaatgagaagcccgctcactgcagtgaagagcggcccctgctcaccgcaactagagagggcccgaGCGCAGCAGCAAAGAGGCAACgtggctaaaaataaataaataaaataaataaataacaacaacaagaaagcaaccttaattaaaaaaaaaaaaaaaactgggcttccctggtggcgcagtggttgagagtccacctgccgatgcaggggacacgggttcgtgccccggtccgggaggatcccacatgccacagagcggctgggcccgtgagccatggccgctgagcctgcgcgtccggagcctgtgctccacaacgggagaggccacaacagtcagaggcccgcgtaccgcaaaaaaattaaaaaaagacaacaacaaaaaaactgaatgaaatcagaatcagtaacagaaaaaagATGACTTGGGAAATTCATGAATATGGGAAGAGTAAACAACAtactcctaaataaccaatggatcaaagaataaatcaaaagcaaaatcagaaaatactttgagatgaatggaAACGAagatacaacataccaaaacttatgggacacAACTAAAGCAATGCTGAGAAAGAAACTTATAGCTGTAAATAACtatattaagaaagaagaaagatcttaTATCAATAAGCTAACCTTCCATATTAAGACACTGGGAAAAGAGCAAAGTAAACCCacagcaagcagaaggaaggcaataataaatattagagtgaaaattaatgaaatggagaatagaaaaacaatagagaaaatcaattcaaccaaaagctggttctttcaaaaGATCAATGGAATTGACAAAGAAGGAAGACTCAAACTaccagaatcagaaatgaaagagggggcATTACTACtgacattacagaaataaaaaggattataaataaaagaatatgatgAACAATTGTACCCCAACAAATCAGATAATTTAGATGAAGTAAACAAACTCTAGAGAGACATAAACTACCAATACTAACTCAAGAAGAAGTAGATAATCTAACAGACTTGTAACAAGTAATGGGACTGaagcagtaaaaacaaaaacaaaccaaaaagtacccacaaagaaaagcccaggcccagatggcttcaccaaaGAATCCcaccaaacttttaaagaagaattaataccagttATTcacaaactcttgcaaaaaatagACAAGGAGGTGACACTGCCTAACTCATTCAATGAGGCATTGTCCAGATActaaaaccaggcaaagacatgACAAGAAAACGATAAACCATTACCTCTTAGGAATATGGACACAAAATAGTAGCCGACCAAATCTAGCAACACATGAAAAGAATGATACACCACGACAAAGtgaaatttatcccagggatacggGGTTGGTTCAACATCTGAAAATTAACTGATAGCAACacatatcaatagaataaaaataaaagtcacgTGATCATATCGATAgacacagaaaaggcatttgacaaaacccaaaccctttcacaataaaaacactcaacaaactaggaacagaaggcAACTTCCTTGGCCTGATAAAGCATACCCACAACTAATGTCacacttaatgatgaaagactgaatgctttcccccttgTTTCTTTATCAGAAACAAGATAAAGATGTCTGTTCCtgccactcctattcaacattctACTGGAGGTTCCAGACAAAGCATTtagacaaaaaaaaggaaataaaaggcattcggattagaaaggaagaagtaaaactattaaCAGATGACACGGTCTTACATATAAGAAATATGAGGAATCCACTAAAAACCCATTAGACCTAAAAAATGAGTTTGACAAGATTGCAGGATgtaagatcaatatataaaaatcaattgtatttttatagatttggaATGAACAGTTCAAAAATGTAATCAAGAAAACAATGCAAtttataacaaaaagaataaaatacttagaataaatgTATTTACTGTAAGTGTaaaacttatactctgaaaactacaaaacatcattgaaaaaaaattaaatatctaaaACGGAAAAATATCCAACGTTCATGGCAGAAGacttaacattattaaaatggcaACACTCCCCAAACTGttttacagattcaacacaaaCACTATCAGAATCCCACCTGAattctttgtagaaattgacaagctgaatCTGGAATTCATATGCAATTTCAAGGGACCCACCCAGAATACGTAAaataatcctgagaaagaaggacaaagtcGGAAGACTTATACTTTCCAATTTCAAAAACTTACGACAAAGCAACATGTGATTAAGACAGTACACAAAGAGAGTCATACAGACcagtggaatagaactgagagtctagaaataaacccacacatctctggtcaactgatttttccacaagggtgccaagacaattcaatgggaatTAACAGTCTTTTTAACAAACGGTGCTGGAACAAGTGgatagtcacatgcaaaagaatgaagctgaatCCTTACCTCCcaccatatacaaatattaactcaaaataaatcaaagagctaactgtaagaactaaaactacaaaactttcagaacaaaacataggggaaaatcttcatgactttggatttGGCAAAGTATCgttagatatgacactaaaagcacgagcaacaaaaggaaaaatagataaactggacttcatgaaaattaaaaacttttgtgcttcaaaggacaccatcaagaaagtgaaaagacaag contains:
- the ANKRD13D gene encoding ankyrin repeat domain-containing protein 13D isoform X2; translated protein: MAGPGPTFPLHRLVWANRHRELEAALHSRQHDIEQEDPRGRTPLELAVSLGNLESVRVLLRHNANVGKESCQGWAVLQEAVSTGDPEMVQLVLQYRDYQRATQRLAGIPELLNKLRQAPDFYVEMKWEFTSWVPLVSKMCPSDVYRVWKRGENLRVDTSLLGFEHMTWQRGRRSFIFKGQEAGALVMEVDHDRQLVHTETLGLTLHEPEALLATMRPSEEHVASRLTSPIVSTHLDTRNVAFERNKCGIWGWRSEKMETVSGYEAKVYSATNVELVTRTRTEHLSDQDKSRSKGGKTPFQSFLGMAQQHSSHNGAPVQQAASPTNPTAISPDEYFDPNFSLESRNIGRPIEMSSKVQRFKATLWLSEEHPLSLGDQVMPIIDLMAISNAHFAKLRDFITLRLPPGFPVKIEIPLFHVLNARITFSNLCGCDEPLSSVVPAPGSAIAASASPFPCEVDPAVFEVPDGYSVLGAERSEPLRDEDDDLLQFAIQQSLLEAGTEAEQVTAYEEQLQLERHVPALGLLPSLSAHGSALPSHASPGRALQESLQMSTEPEGPGAPLRAPPSFEEQLRLALELSAREQAEWERRGRREEEDLQRTLQRSLTEL
- the ANKRD13D gene encoding ankyrin repeat domain-containing protein 13D isoform X1 yields the protein MAGPGPTFPLHRLVWANRHRELEAALHSRQHDIEQEDPRGRTPLELAVSLGNLESVRVLLRHNANVGKESCQGWAVLQEAVSTGDPEMVQLVLQYRDYQRATQRLAGIPELLNKLRQAPDFYVEMKWEFTSWVPLVSKMCPSDVYRVWKRGENLRVDTSLLGFEHMTWQRGRRSFIFKGQEAGALVMEVDHDRQLVHTETLGLTLHEPEALLATMRPSEEHVASRLTSPIVSTHLDTRNVAFERNKCGIWGWRSEKMETVSGYEAKVYSATNVELVTRTRTEHLSDQDKSRSKGGKTPFQSFLGMAQQHSSHNGAPVQQAASPTNPTAISPDEYFDPNFSLESRNIGRPIEMSSKVQRFKATLWLSEEHPLSLGDQVMPIIDLMAISNAHFAKLRDFITLRLPPGFPVKIEIPLFHVLNARITFSNLCGCDEPLSSVVPAPGSAIAASASPFPCEVDPAVFEVPDGYSVLGAERSEPLRDEDDDLLQFAIQQSLLEAGTEAEQVTVWEALTNTRPGAHLPQVTAYEEQLQLERHVPALGLLPSLSAHGSALPSHASPGRALQESLQMSTEPEGPGAPLRAPPSFEEQLRLALELSAREQAEWERRGRREEEDLQRTLQRSLTEL
- the ANKRD13D gene encoding ankyrin repeat domain-containing protein 13D isoform X5; protein product: MAGPGPTFPLHRLVWANRHRELEAALHSRQHDIEQEDPRGRTPLELAVSLGNLESVRVLLRHNANVGKESCQGWAVLQEAVSTGDPEMVQLVLQYRDYQRATQRLAGIPELLNKLRQAPDFYVEMKWEFTSWVPLVSKMCPSDVYRVWKRGENLRVDTSLLGFEHMTWQRGRRSFIFKGQEAGALVMEVDHDRQLVHTETLGLTLHEPEALLATMRPSEEHVASRLTSPIVSTHLDTRNVAFERNKCGIWGWRSEKMETVSGYEAKVYSATNVELVTRTRTEHLSDQDKSRSKGGKTPFQSFLGMAQQHSSHNGAPVQQAASPTNPTAISPDEYFDPNFSLESRNIGRPIEMSSKVQRFKATLWLSEEHPLSLGDQVMPIIDLMAISNAHFAKLRDFITLRLPPGFPVKIEIPLFHVLNARITFSNLCGCDEPLSSVVPAPGSAIAASASPFPCEVDPAVFEVPDGYSVLGAERSEPLRDEDDDLLQFAIQQSLLEAGTEAEQVTAYEEQLQLERALQESLQMSTEPEGPGAPLRAPPSFEEQLRLALELSAREQAEWERRGRREEEDLQRTLQRSLTEL
- the ANKRD13D gene encoding ankyrin repeat domain-containing protein 13D isoform X3 encodes the protein MAGPGPTFPLHRLVWANRHRELEAALHSRQHDIEQEDPRGRTPLELAVSLGNLESVRVLLRHNANVGKESCQGWAVLQEAVSTGDPEMVQLVLQYRDYQRATQRLAGIPELLNKLRQAPDFYVEMKWEFTSWVPLVSKMCPSDVYRVWKRGENLRVDTSLLGFEHMTWQRGRRSFIFKGQEAGALVMEVDHDRQLVHTETLGLTLHEPEALLATMRPSEEHVASRLTSPIVSTHLDTRNVAFERNKCGIWGWRSEKMETVSGYEAKVYSATNVELVTRTRTEHLSDQDKSRSKGGKTPFQSFLGMAQQHSSHNGAPVQQAASPTNPTAISPDEYFDPNFSLESRNIGRPIEMSSKVQRFKATLWLSEEHPLSLGDQVMPIIDLMAISNAHFAKLRDFITLRLPPGFPVKIEIPLFHVLNARITFSNLCGCDEPLSSVVPAPGSAIAASASPFPCEVDPAVFEVPDGYSVLGAERSEPLRDEDDDLLQFAIQQSLLEAGTEAEQVTVWEALTNTRPGAHLPQVTAYEEQLQLERALQESLQMSTEPEGPGAPLRAPPSFEEQLRLALELSAREQAEWERRGRREEEDLQRTLQRSLTEL
- the ANKRD13D gene encoding ankyrin repeat domain-containing protein 13D isoform X4, giving the protein MAGPGPTFPLHRLVWANRHRELEAALHSRQHDIEQEDPRGRTPLELAVSLGNLESVRVLLRHNANVGKESCQGWAVLQEAVSTGDPEMVQLVLQYRDYQRATQRLAGIPELLNKLRQAPDFYVEMKWEFTSWVPLVSKMCPSDVYRVWKRGENLRVDTSLLGFEHMTWQRGRRSFIFKGQEAGALVMEVDHDRQLVHTETLGLTLHEPEALLATMRPSEEHVASRLTSPIVSTHLDTRNVAFERNKCGIWGWRSEKMETVSGYEAKVYSATNVELVTRTRTEHLSDQDKSRSKGKPSLESRNIGRPIEMSSKVQRFKATLWLSEEHPLSLGDQVMPIIDLMAISNAHFAKLRDFITLRLPPGFPVKIEIPLFHVLNARITFSNLCGCDEPLSSVVPAPGSAIAASASPFPCEVDPAVFEVPDGYSVLGAERSEPLRDEDDDLLQFAIQQSLLEAGTEAEQVTVWEALTNTRPGAHLPQVTAYEEQLQLERHVPALGLLPSLSAHGSALPSHASPGRALQESLQMSTEPEGPGAPLRAPPSFEEQLRLALELSAREQAEWERRGRREEEDLQRTLQRSLTEL